A genomic window from Streptomyces brevispora includes:
- a CDS encoding DUF1330 domain-containing protein, whose protein sequence is MTAYAIAHLQPEGPPNEEVIEYIERIQSTMDPHGGRFLVHNTPVEVMEGGWPGAVVVLEFPTIEAARTWFASPAYQELAPLRTRNMAGDVVLVDGVARDYDAAATAAAIRAEALRSG, encoded by the coding sequence ATGACCGCGTACGCGATCGCCCACCTGCAGCCCGAGGGCCCGCCCAACGAGGAGGTGATCGAGTACATCGAGCGCATCCAGTCGACGATGGACCCGCACGGGGGCCGGTTCCTGGTGCACAACACCCCGGTCGAGGTCATGGAGGGCGGCTGGCCCGGCGCCGTCGTCGTCCTGGAGTTCCCCACGATCGAGGCCGCCCGCACCTGGTTCGCCTCGCCCGCCTACCAGGAGCTGGCACCGCTGCGGACCCGGAACATGGCGGGCGACGTGGTGCTCGTGGACGGCGTCGCCCGCGACTACGACGCCGCGGCGACCGCCGCGGCCATACGTGCCGAGGCGCTCCGGTCCGGCTGA
- the gdhA gene encoding NADP-specific glutamate dehydrogenase — protein MQATSDSAIPHAAENRVIEPLYAEILRRNQGEKEFHQAVREVLETLGPVLAQRPEFVDARIIERICEPERQLIFRVPWSDDSGDIHVNRGFRVEFSSSLGPYKGGLRFHPSVNLGIVKFLGFEQIFKNALTGMPIGGGKGGSDFDPKGRSDAEIMRFCQSFMTELHRHLGEYTDVPAGDIGVGGREIGYLFGQYKRITNRFESGVLTGKGLGWGGALVRTEATGYGCVMFTAEMLRSRGESLDGQRIAVSGSGNVAIYAIEKAQQLGATVITCSDSDGYVVDEKGIDLALLKEIKEAGRGRVSEYAERRDGAVFVPGAGVWDVPCDVALPCATQNELHEADALTLVRNGVKAVAEGANMPTTPEAVRVLQEAGVAFAPGKAANAGGVATSALEMQQNASRDSWTFAHTEQRLAEIMRHIHDSCYTTAERYGCPGNYVVGANIAGFELVADAMLAQGLI, from the coding sequence ATGCAGGCCACCTCTGACTCCGCAATCCCGCACGCCGCCGAGAACCGTGTCATCGAGCCGCTCTACGCGGAGATCCTCCGCCGCAACCAGGGCGAGAAGGAATTCCACCAGGCGGTGCGGGAAGTTCTCGAAACGCTCGGCCCGGTGCTGGCCCAGCGGCCGGAGTTCGTGGACGCCCGGATCATCGAGCGCATATGCGAGCCGGAGCGCCAGCTCATCTTCCGGGTGCCGTGGTCGGACGACTCGGGCGACATCCACGTCAACCGCGGCTTCCGGGTCGAGTTCTCCAGCTCGCTCGGCCCGTACAAGGGCGGACTGCGCTTCCACCCCTCGGTCAACCTCGGCATCGTGAAGTTCCTCGGCTTCGAGCAGATCTTCAAGAACGCCCTCACCGGCATGCCCATCGGCGGCGGCAAGGGCGGCTCGGACTTCGACCCGAAGGGCCGCTCGGACGCCGAGATCATGCGGTTCTGCCAGTCGTTCATGACCGAGCTCCACCGCCACCTGGGCGAGTACACCGACGTCCCCGCCGGTGACATAGGCGTGGGCGGCCGCGAGATCGGCTACCTCTTCGGCCAGTACAAGCGGATCACCAACCGCTTCGAGTCCGGTGTCCTCACCGGAAAGGGCCTCGGCTGGGGCGGCGCCCTGGTACGTACGGAGGCGACCGGCTACGGCTGCGTCATGTTCACCGCCGAGATGCTCCGCAGCCGGGGCGAGTCCCTCGATGGCCAGCGCATCGCCGTCTCGGGCTCGGGCAACGTCGCGATCTACGCGATCGAGAAGGCCCAGCAGCTCGGCGCCACGGTCATCACCTGCTCCGACTCCGACGGCTACGTCGTGGACGAGAAGGGCATCGACCTCGCCCTGCTCAAGGAGATCAAGGAGGCCGGCCGCGGCCGCGTCTCCGAGTACGCGGAACGCCGCGACGGGGCCGTGTTCGTGCCCGGCGCCGGTGTCTGGGACGTCCCCTGCGACGTGGCCCTGCCCTGTGCCACGCAGAACGAACTCCACGAGGCCGACGCGCTGACCCTCGTACGCAACGGTGTGAAGGCGGTCGCCGAGGGCGCCAACATGCCCACCACCCCCGAGGCCGTCCGCGTCCTCCAGGAGGCCGGTGTGGCCTTCGCCCCCGGCAAGGCGGCCAACGCGGGCGGCGTCGCCACCAGCGCCCTGGAGATGCAGCAGAACGCCTCGCGCGACTCCTGGACGTTCGCCCACACCGAGCAGCGGCTCGCGGAGATCATGCGCCACATCCACGACTCCTGCTACACCACGGCGGAGCGCTACGGCTGCCCCGGCAACTACGTGGTCGGCGCCAACATCGCCGGCTTCGAGCTGGTCGCCGACGCGATGCTGGCCCAGGGCCTGATCTGA
- a CDS encoding YrdB family protein, with amino-acid sequence MAGRPWWAANEVLAFAVELAALVFLCWWGFSTGDGPAVHLLLGIGMPAVAIVLWGTFAAPRARIRLPLAGVLVVKAVVLGGGAFGLYQVGHPVAAVVMAVVVVANTALAETFRRGPAPRE; translated from the coding sequence ATGGCCGGGCGCCCCTGGTGGGCCGCGAACGAAGTCCTGGCGTTCGCGGTGGAGTTGGCGGCGCTGGTCTTCCTGTGCTGGTGGGGCTTCAGTACCGGTGACGGTCCGGCCGTCCACCTGTTGCTGGGAATCGGGATGCCGGCGGTCGCCATCGTTCTGTGGGGCACGTTCGCCGCGCCTCGCGCCCGGATCCGGCTGCCGCTCGCGGGCGTGCTCGTGGTGAAGGCTGTGGTGCTCGGCGGCGGCGCGTTCGGGCTTTACCAGGTGGGGCACCCGGTGGCGGCGGTGGTCATGGCCGTCGTGGTGGTGGCGAACACCGCCCTGGCGGAGACCTTCCGGCGCGGGCCGGCGCCCCGAGAGTAG
- the msrA gene encoding peptide-methionine (S)-S-oxide reductase MsrA, whose amino-acid sequence MFLHRRTPQLPTPQEALRGRPVPEFTVPSRHTVLGNALLGPYPEGLEVADFAMGCFWGAERKFWQTDGVWTTLVGYQGGYTENPAYEEVCSGLTGHTEAVRVVYDPSIVTYPELLKLFWESHDPTQGFRQGNDVGTQYRSAIYTHSPEQAAAVQASREAYQKVLTGSGHGEITTEILPADGVTFWPAEAAHQQYLDKNPAGYCGIGGTGVSCPIGVAPADG is encoded by the coding sequence ATGTTCCTGCACCGCCGTACACCGCAGCTCCCCACTCCGCAGGAGGCCCTGCGCGGCCGACCCGTCCCGGAGTTCACCGTTCCGTCCCGCCACACGGTCCTGGGCAACGCCCTGCTGGGCCCGTACCCGGAGGGTCTGGAGGTCGCGGACTTCGCGATGGGGTGTTTCTGGGGCGCCGAGCGCAAGTTCTGGCAGACGGACGGCGTCTGGACGACGCTCGTCGGCTACCAGGGCGGCTACACGGAGAACCCCGCGTACGAGGAGGTCTGCTCCGGCCTGACCGGCCACACGGAAGCCGTCCGCGTCGTGTACGACCCCAGCATCGTGACGTATCCCGAGCTGCTGAAGCTCTTCTGGGAGTCCCACGACCCCACCCAGGGCTTCCGCCAGGGCAACGACGTGGGTACGCAGTACCGCTCGGCGATCTACACCCACTCCCCCGAGCAGGCCGCAGCCGTGCAGGCGTCCCGCGAGGCCTACCAGAAGGTCCTCACCGGCTCCGGCCACGGCGAGATCACCACGGAGATCCTGCCCGCCGACGGCGTCACCTTCTGGCCCGCGGAAGCAGCTCACCAGCAGTACCTCGACAAGAACCCGGCGGGCTACTGCGGCATCGGCGGCACGGGCGTCTCCTGCCCGATCGGTGTGGCACCGGCCGACGGGTGA